From one Triticum aestivum cultivar Chinese Spring chromosome 4B, IWGSC CS RefSeq v2.1, whole genome shotgun sequence genomic stretch:
- the LOC123092619 gene encoding protein PSK SIMULATOR 3 has product MARSWLAGLRSRLGGGARQDGLGILAFEAAAAMSRLVSLHLSLSDAEVRRLRGDVLRAEGVARLTSTDQSRLLRLTCAELMAGLDRAADDAARLGAHCRGLPDAPFLHDFDRVYAEAKRGAGLARLDATVGFSRGAGKRFKKMERHVAATAKLYAAMDALTELEASERRMEQWKQHSGPIPVQSKRQPADEPSEKLMGELRLQRQKVRRLTEGSLWSVAAHKVAKLMAKSVLAVLARVSVAFGALVPGLPPPLAGRGWALGHSSGPMHQSTAPDAAIRHSAPIFRQKDTASTSSEPLKPPAATVGGSGMELRYANVILSAETLLKALRPAIRNEGVHDGMTELSMRDELYKMLPVTIRAAVKEKLRERLRGGQVDEEAAATAMDAVEGVLRWLGPMAHDTLRWQDERSMERKQRFSMQPRAPMVQTLHFADRRKADAAIVQVLVGLSCMCWYDDQRRRPADWNE; this is encoded by the coding sequence ATGGCCAGGTCATGGCTGGCCGGCCTGCGGTCTCGGCTCGGCGGCGGCGCCAGGCAGGACGGGCTCGGCATCCTGGCcttcgaggcggcggcggccatgtCGCGCCTGGTCTCGCTCCACCTCTCGCTGTCCGACGCGGAGGTCAGGAGGCTCCGCGGCGACGTGCTGCGCGCCGAGGGCGTCGCGCGCCTCACGTCCACGGACCAGTCCCGCCTGCTCCGGCTCACGTGCGCCGAGCTCATGGCGGGCCTCGACCGCGCCGCCGACGACGCCGCGCGCCTCGGGGCGCACTGCCGCGGGCTGCCGGACGCGCCGTTCCTCCACGACTTCGACCGCGTCTACGCCGAGGCGAAGCGCGGAGCCGGCCTCGCGCGGCTGGACGCCACGGTCGGCTTCTCCAGGGGCGCCGGGAAGCGGTTCAAGAAGATGGAGCGGCACGTGGCCGCCACGGCAAAGCTGTACGCGGCGATGGACGCGCTCACCGAGCTGGAGGCGTCGGAGCGGCGGATGGAGCAGTGGAAGCAGCACAGCGGGCCCATCCCCGTGCAGTCCAAGAGGCAGCCTGCGGACGAGCCAAGCGAGAAGCTGATGGGCGAGCTGAGGCTGCAGCGGCAGAAGGTGCGGCGACTCACGGAGGGCTCGCTCTGGAGCGTCGCCGCCCACAAGGTGGCCAAGCTCATGGCCAAGTCGGTGCTTGCCGTGCTCGCGCGCGTTTCCGTTGCCTTCGGCGCGTTAGTGCCGGGATTGCCACCTCCGTTAGCAGGCCGGGGATGGGCGCTCGGCCACTCGTCTGGCCCCATGCACCAGTCGACGGCGCCCGACGCGGCGATCCGGCACTCGGCCCCGATCTTCCGGCAAAAAGACACGGCCTCCACATCGTCAGAGCCACTCAAGCCGCCTGCGGCCACCGTCGGTGGGTCGGGGATGGAACTGCGTTACGCGAACGTGATCTTGTCCGCCGAGACGCTGCTCAAGGCGCTGAGGCCGGCGATCCGCAACGAGGGGGTGCATGACGGGATGACGGAGCTGTCGATGAGAGACGAGCTGTACAAGATGCTGCCCGTGACCATACGCGCGGCAGTGAAGGAGAAGCTGAGGGAGAGGTTGAGAGGAGGGCAGGTGGACGAGGAGGCCGCCGCGACAGCGATGGACGCCGTGGAAGGAGTGCTGCGGTGGTTGGGGCCAATGGCGCATGACACGCTGCGGTGGCAGGACGAGAGGAGCATGGAGCGGAAGCAACGGTTCAGCATGCAGCCGCGCGCGCCGATGGTGCAGACGCTGCATTTCGCGGACCGTCGGAAGGCGGACGCTGCTATCGTCCAGGTGCTCGTTGGTCTCAGCTGTATGTGCTGGTACGACGATCAACGGCGGCGGCCGGCTGACTGGAACGAGTAG